aaatatcatcatacatgattgtctctagggcatatctccaacaaaagcttgcatcgacgtaaccatttacgacaagccctttgtcacctccataaacgagaaacatatccttcgtccttttcaggtatttcaggatgttcttgacctctgtccaatgatccactcctggattattttgatacctccctgctaaacttatcgcaaggcattgataacccacaagtataagggatcacaacaattttcgataagtaagagtgtcgaacccaacaaggagctaaaggcagaacaaatattccctcaagttctatcaaccaccgatacaactctacgcatgcttgacgttcgctttacctagaacaagtatgaaactagaagtactttgtaggtgttgttggataggttcgcaagataataaagattacgtaaataaaaagtaggggttgtttagacaaagacacaactaagttagtttcagtaaagagctttttgttacaagaaagttatttgtccctaggcaatcgataactagaccggtaatcattattgaaattttatttgagggagaggcataagctaacatactttctctacttggatcatatgcacttatgattggaactctagcaagcatccacaactactaaagatcattaagataaaacccaaccatagcattaaagcatcaagtcctctttatcccatacgcaacaacccccttactcgggtttgtgtttcagtcactcacgcaacccactataagcgaatcatgaacgtattgcaacatcctacatcggggatccctcacgcttgcgcgacacggagagcaccataggacagcaccaataataaaacatgcaactcaaaccaatcacgatcatcaaatagcccataggacaaaacggatctactcaaacatcataggataaccttaaatcattgggaaataatatatagcattgagcaccatgtttaagtagagattacagcgggtaagagagaggttacaccgcttcatagaggggggagagttggtgatgatggcggtgaagttgttggtgaagattgcggtgatgatgatggccacgacagcgtcccggtgccaccggaagagaaggggcgagggggggcccttcttcttcttcttacttgacctcctccctagatgggagaagggtttaccctctggtccttggactccatggtgtgggaggggcaagagcccctccgagattggatatgtctctctgtctctctctgtttttgcgttctcagattctaccctttcaccgtttcttatattcccggagatccgtaactctgattgggctgaaattttaacacgatctctatctggatattagctttcttgcggcgaaagaagggcatcaaccgccttacggggtggccatgaggttCAGGggagcgcctgcccccctggggcgcgcccccctgcctcgtgcccccctcgggcatcgtctcgcgtggatttttcttcccaaaaatcacatatattccaaaaaaatctccgttagttttatcctgtttgaactccgtttgatatggatttactgcgaaacaaaaagcacgcaacaaacaggaactggcactgggcactggatcaatatgttagtcccaaatatagtataaaaagttgccaaaagtatatgaaagttgtagaatattggcatggaacaatcaaaattatagatactacggagacgtatcagcatccccaagcttaattcctgctcgtcctcgagtaggtaaatgataaaaaagataatttttgatgtggaatgctacctagcataatcttgatcatgtatctaatcatggcacgaatattaagacacgagtgattcaaatcaatagtctatcatttgacataaaaacaataatacttcaaggctactaataaagcaatcatgtcttttcaaaatatcatggccaaagaaagttatccctacaaaataatatagtctggctatgctccatcttcaccacacaaaatattcacatcatgcacaaccctgatgacaagccaagcaattgtttcatacttttgatgttctcaaaccttttcaactttcacgcaatacatgagcgtgagccatggacatagcactataggtggaatagaatggtggttgtggagaagacaaaaaaggagaagatagtctcacatcaactaggcgtatcaacgggctatggagatgcccatcaatagatatcaatgtgagtgagtagggattgccatgcaacggatgcactaagagctataagtgtacgaaagctcagactgaaaactaagtgggtgtacatccaacttgcttgctcatgaagacctcgggcgtttgaggaagcccatcatcggaatatacaagccaagttctataatgaaaattcccactagtatatgaaagtgataactcaagagtctctctatatgaagaacatggtgctactgtgaagcacaggtgtggtaaaaggatagtaacatttcccttctctctttttttttgtttttttggtgggtttctttggcctcttttttggggggcttctttagcctatttatttatttttaaagttcggagtgtcatcccgacttgtgggggaatcatagtctccatcatccttccctcactggggcaatgctctaataatgatgatcatcacacttttatttacttacaactcgatactagaacaaagatatgactctatatgaatgcctccggcggtgtactgggatgtgcaatgatctagcgtagcaatgacatcaaaaaacggacaagccatgaaaacatcatgctagctatcttacgatcatgcaaagcaatatgacaatgaatggtcaagtcatgtatatgatgatgatggaagttgcatggcaatatctcggaatggctatggaaatgccatgataggtaggtatgatggctgttttgaggaaggtatatggtgggtttaaggtaccggtgaaagttgcgcggtactagagaggctagcaatggtggaagggtgagagtgtgtataatccatggactcaacattagtcataaagaactcacatacttattgcaaaagtctattagctatcgaaacaaagtactacgcgcatgctcctagggggatagattggtaggaaaagaccatcgctcatcctcgaccgccactcataaggaagacaatcaataaataaatcatgctccgacttcacgacataacggttcaccatacgtgcatgctacgggaatcacaaacttcaacacaagtatttctacaatccacaactacccactagcatgactctaatatcaccatttttatatcgcaaaactattgcaaggaatcaaacatatcatattcagtgatctacaagttttatgtaggattttatgactaaccatgtgaatgaccaattcatgtcatctctctaaatagatataagtgaatcaagagagtttaattctttctacaaaagatatgcccgtgctctaacaaatataagtgaagcaaaagagcattctacaaatggcggttttctatgtaaagagaaacaggcaatccaaacttcaaatgatataagagaagcacatgaagcattctataaagccatactcaaaagatttaagttaagtgcaaagagaattctataaatcaaccaaggactatctcataccagcatggtgcataaaagaaaaatgaaagctaaatgcaaaagacgctccaagattaagcattctataaagccatactcaaaagatttaagtgaagtgcaaagagaattctataaatcaacctaggactatctcataccagcatggtgcataaaataaaaatgaaaactaaatgcaaaagatgctccaagattgcacatatcgcatgaacgaaacgaatccgaaaacatatcgatacttgtttaagaaagatgggatgccttccggggcatccccaagcttagacgcttgagtctccttgaatatttacttggggtgcctcgggcatccccaagcttgagctcttgcctctcttccttcttctcatatcgagacctcctcgatcttcgaacacttcatccacacaaaacttcaacagaaaactcggtaagatccgttagtataataaagcaaatcactactctaagtactgttgcaaaccaattcatattttgttttggcattgtagctactgtaatataactttttcatggcttaatccactaatataaatcgatagtttcatcagaacaatcaaactatgcatcaaaaacagaatctgtctaaaacagatcagtctgtaataatctgaacattcaccatacttctgatacttgaaaaattctgccaaaattaggaaaaataaacaatttgtatataaagacagtgcaaaaagaatcagaaccatttgacgttccagtaaaaaatgtaagatcgcgcactacagccaaagtttctgtcctgcaccgtacaaaccaacaagcaaagtaaacatcctaaaggaaaaccttggcatttataatacaatggaattgtacaaggggataattatttttgttgaaaagtttctgtaatcaagggtcacaaagtttccgtgagcatgaacaaagttcaaggctagctcccacttcaacaatgcttgtctttctcactttcgcttttctttttgaaaagttttgggttcccctctttatttgttgttgtttttaaactatataaaagcactcaacagaaataaatgactctctaaaacttccgggttgtctccctggcagcgctttctttaaagccattaagctaggcatatagtgctcaagtagtgaatccacccggatcccaaggtatatcaaagccaattttaattaacaatgatttagcatttagtagtgagcacaaagtaacatatatcaagcaatgacgaagtctaactctcttcctatgcatcggcatgtcataaaagaacaattcatgcacacctagtaaaggccaatgcatagtataagcagtttcttgcaattttatcatattggaaacatagagaggtggagatatagttcctctctcataataattgcaagtaggagcagcaagcacatgcatattatactcatcaaaatcatcatgtgtagtagtaaaaggcaacccatcaatataatccttaataagcacaaacttctccgatatagtgtaatttggagaattcaaaaagataataggactatcttctgtgggtgcaatagaaacaatttcatgtttaacataaggaactatagcaagttcatctccataagcataattcatattggcatcttggccacaagcatagcaagcatcatcaaaaagggatatttcaaaagaatcaatgggatcatagcaattatcatagcattcatccttcggtaagtatgaagggaaattaaacaatgtatgagttgaagagttactctcattagaaggtgggcacgggtgatcaatctgctcttcctccttttgttcttcgctctcctcctcatctttttcatccaatgagctcacagtttcatcaatttcttcttccatagattcctgcaaaatattaatctcttctgggacagcggagactttctcaataaacgcatcaatgtcagaattgtattcataattctcataacaatatttaaggatagctaaattttcagttctgtaaacagcatcataaagatctttgaacatagattcaatttcataagcacccataaaagcaacaaattcttctatttgttccacatcatagtagtcatatatacctctagcataagaatccaatgtttcattatcattaaatttgcatgaaaagggaaggtgtggagacttcatcctagagcaacaagtataatcatatctcaagcatagttgcctagcataccaatataacatataaatttgatcccatgatagtttccctttttgagtcaagcgataatccctaaagtattcatgttgatccaacgtgtctcccattaccaaattgaatggggttttctctggattatacaagtagtacataatatctgtcacataacgagcatcgagggttttaggaggttccccatctccatgagcagcaagtacacctaatttttttgatatttcgtgttccatatccataactaaagataaagaacaactaagaacagaaataaaaattacttagtgataaagcaaacaagcacacacgagaatattcaccccacactattgctccccggcaacggcgccagaaaaaggttttgataacccacaagtataggggatcgcaacaattttcgataagtaagagtgtcgaacccaatgagggctaaaggcaaaacaaatattccctcaagttctatcgaccaccgatacaactctacgcatgcttgacgttcgctttaccaagaacaagtatgaaactagacgtactttgtaggtgttgttggataggtttccaagataataaagattacgtaaattaaaagtaggggctgtttagataaagacacaactaagttagttttagtaaagagctttttgttacgagaaagttatttgtccctaggcaatcgataactagaccggtaatcattattgtaattttatttgagggagaggcataagctaatatactttctctacttggatcatatgcacttatgattgaaactctagcaagcatccgcaactactaaagatcattaaggtaaaacccaaccatagcattaaagcatcaagtcctctttatcccatacgcaacaacccccttactcgggtttgtgtttcagtcactcacgcaacccactataagtgaatcatgaacgtattgcaacaccctacagcggggatccctcacgcttgcacgacatggagagcaccataggacaacaccaataataaaacatgcaactcaaaccaatcgcggtcatcaaatagcccataggacaaaacggatctactcaaacatcataggataaccatacatcattgggaaataatatataaagttgagcaccatgtttaagtagagattacagcgggtaagagagaggttacaccgctgcatagaggggggaagagttggtgatgatggcggtgaagttgttggtgaagattgcggtgatgatgatggccacgacagcgtcccggcgccaccggaagagaaggggaaaggggggcccttcttcttcttcttccttgacctcctccctagatgggagaagggtttcccctccgagattggatatgtctctctgtctctctctgtttctgcgttctcagattctaccctttcaccgtttcttatattcccggagatccgtaactctgattgggctgaaattttaacacaatctctatccggatattagatttcttgcggcgaaagaagggcatcaaccgccttacggggtgaccatgagggtcaggggcgcgcctgccccctggggcgcgccccctgcctcgtggccccctcgggcatcgtctcgcgtggatttttcttcctaaaaatcacatatattccagaaaATTCTCCGttggtttttatcccgtttggactccgtttgatatggatttactgcgaaacaaaaaacatgcaacaaacaggaactggcactgggcactggatcaatatgttagtcccaaaaatagtataaaaagttgccaaaagtatatgaaagttgtagaatattggcatggaacaataaaaaattatagatacgacggagacgtatcaggcacacatcaggtctggtacacaacattgcatacatgatagaacctatggctgaggcataggaaatgactttcatttttttctctatcttctgaagtggtcgggcattgagtctgactcaatttcacaccttgtaacacaggcaagaaccctttctttgactgatccattttgaaccttttcaaaactttatcaaggtatgtgctttgtgaaagtccaattaagcgtcttgatctatctctatagatcttgatgcccaatatataagtagtttCACTGAGGTCTTTTGTTGAAAAATTatttttcaagtatccttttatgctatccaaaaattctgtattattttcaatcaacaatatgccatccacatataatattagaaatgctacaaagctcccactcactttcttgtaaatacaggcttctccaaaagcctgtataaaaccatatgctttgatgacactagcaaaacgtatattccaacttcgagaggcttgcaccagtccataaatggatcactggagcttgcacactttgttagcacctttaggatcgataaaaccttctgactgcatcatatacaactcatctttaagatatccattaaggaatgtagttttgacatcaatttgccaaatttcataatcataaaatgcggcaattgctaacatgattcggacagacttaagcatcactatgggtgataaggtctcatcgtagtcaactccttgaacttgtcgaaaacctttcgcaaccagtcgagctttgtagacagtaacattaccgtcagcgtcagtcttcttcttgaagatccatttattctctattgcttgccgatcatcgggcaagtcaaccgaagtccacactttgttctcatacatggatcccatctcagatttcatggcctcaagccatttcacagaatctgggctcatcatcgcttcctcatagtttgtgggttcattatggtctagtaacatgactttcagaacaggattactgttggggaacgtagcaatttaaaaaaaccctatgcacatgcaagatcatggtgatgcataacaacgagagggtagagtattgtctacgtaccctcatagaccgtaagcggaagcgttatgacaacgcggttgatgtagtcgtacgtcttcacgatcgaccgatcctagcaccgaaggtacgacacctccgcgatctgcacacgttcggctcggtgacgtcccacgaactcacgatccagtagaatgtcggggaagagcttcatcagcacgacgccgtgatgacggtgatgatgatgctaccggaacagggcttcgcctaagcaccgctactatatgaccgaggtggattatggtggaggggggcactgcacacggctaaaagatcaatgatcaacttgtgtgtctatggggtgcccccctcccccgtatataaaggagtggaggggggagggggtcggcctcctaggcgccccccaaggggagtcctagtcccaccgggagtaggattccccccccccccccttccctagttggattaggagagaaggaaggggggaaggaggaaggaaaggggggcggcccccctcccaattcggattgggcttagggggcacgccccctcctttgctcccttctcctctctcccactatggcccaataaggctcatatacctcccggggggttccggtaacctcccggtatatcggtaaatgcccgatctcacccggaaccattccgatgtccaaatatagtcgtccaatatatcgatctttatgtctcgactatttcgagactcctcgtcatgtctgtgatcatatccgagactccgaactacctttggtacatcaaaacacataaactcataatacgatcgtcaccgaacgttaagcgtgcggaccctacgggttcgagaactatgtagacatgaccgagacacgtctccggtcaataaccaatagcggaacctggatgctcatattggttcctacatattctacgaagatctttatcggtgaaactGCATAGCggtatacgtcgttccctttgtcatcggtatgttacttgcccgagatttgattatcggtatctcaatacctagttcaatctcgttactggcaagtctctttactcgttccataatgctacatcctgtaactaactcattagctacattgcttgcaaggcttatagtgatgtacactaccgagagggcccagagatacctctccgacaatcagagtgacaaatcctaatctcgatctatgccaactcaacaaacactatcgtagacacctgtagagcacatttataatcaccctgttacgttgtgatgtttggtagcacaaagtgttcctccggtattcgggagttgcatgatctcatagtcagaggaacatgtataagttatgaagaaagcaatagcaacaaactaaacgatcatcgtgctaagctaacggatgggtcaagtcaatcacatcattctctaatgatgtgatcttgttaatcaaatgacaactcatgtctatggttaggaaacataaccatcattgatctcATCATTCATCTCCCCGGTGACTTTAGTAGGAATGGCCTTTTTTGGTGAGAGGACTCCTACATTATTTTTAGGTGCTCTTTTGTGTTCGTTTAGAGTTTGTGTTCTATTTAAGAAAACGAGACGACGGAGGCTCTCTGAAGTTGAAATAAGGTTCTTCCGCCTAAGGCCCGTTctggtggtgcgtctagcatcatcAGAGGGCGTGTGGAGATTTGTTCCcgacggatctcgcgggattcggtcagcgtttgtctttggtggatccaCTTGGATCTGGTCTTCGTTCATACGTGTTCGTATCTCTTCAGGTCAAATCCTTTCGGTCTACGTTTCTCTTCGTCGGCGGCAGCTGTTGTTCTGGTGCGTTGATCCTCttgggccttagcacgatgacttcccgactgtTTACTACTACAAGGTTTGTCCGGCTCCTATGATGGAGGGACGATGATGGCGACGCGCCTTCGGCTTGCTCCAGTGATTGTAGTCGTCGCTAtgtggtctatggatctggatcTAATTTTCACTTttagtgttctttgtactaccttgacagttgatgaatactccctccgtttctaaatattcgtctttttagagatttcaaatggattaccacatacggatatatatatatatatattttagagcgtagattcacttattttgttccatatatagtcacttgttgaaattccTAGaatgataaatatttaggaacggatggagtagatCGCAAATTTTTATTGTAAAAAAAAAGTTACTCtcactaagttactcccactattacTAGCGGAGGCGTGTCACTGATTGGAATTCACCGAGCTAACGTGATGAGTTTCGGTGATCAGATTCGTTTCCAAGCGGCGGATGTTGCCAGTCGTCCTGCCGTGACACGTCTGGATAAGAGGCATGACACGTGTGGTAGAGCAGTTGAGACCGGCAGAAAATCTCCAACACCTCTCTAGACAGTTCCGGCCAAAACTATGCCAGCAGTTGATCCGCTCTGCTCTGCTCTGCCGCCGTTGCCGCCGCTAGTCCGAGTACGAGCACTGAGATGATCCCGACGACGCGGCTGCTCAGCTGCTGCTACTTGCTGTCGTTCATCTTCATCGCCGTCGCCCCGCGTGCGATCGATTCCAAGCTGGTGACCAGCCTCCCCGGCTTCGACGGCCGCCTCCCCTTCCGCCTCCACACTGGGTGTGTGTGTACCCTCATCCCCATCTCAATCTCCATGAGCCAAGTCTACTTCCTCCGTTGGATTCTTAAGTCGACATGTCCATGAATGAATTGAATCGCAAGGTACGTGGAGGTGGACCAGGGCACGGAGCTCTTCTACTACTTCGTCGAGTcggaggccggcggcgagggggTACCTTTCCTTCTCTGGCTCACCGGCGGCGACCGCTGCTCCGCCTTCAGCGGCCTCGCCTACGAGATCGGTCTCTCTTTTGATTCAATCAACTAGAATTGCTGACTGCTGGGTCGTCTCTCCGTCTGCAGCATGATCACATCATTCATGTATAGTGCAGGTCCCGTCAGGTTCGTCCTGGAGCCCTACAATGGCAGCTTACCACGCCTGCACATCAAcccaaactcatggacaaaggtctTCCTAGCCAGCTTCTTCTTCCATCTGAAGCAGCTCGCTGCCTGTAATGTATCTGTACGCATGCTGCTTGCACCCTGACAGTACCAAGGGAATGTGCAGGTGGCACACATCCTGTTCGTCGATTCGCCGGTCGGTGCTGGATTTTCCTTTGCCAAGCAACCCAAGGGGTACGAGGTCGGGGATGTGTCCTCCTCATTGCAGCTCCATGACTTCCTCATCAAGTGGTTCAGCGACCACCCCAAATACCTGAAAAATCCTTTCTATATCGGTGGAGATTCCTATGCCGGAAAACttgtgccatatatcgcacacatcaTTTCACAAGGTACATATATATACCCTACGCCCTGTTTGGCAACTCCATCTGCGTCAATCTGTGTGCAAACTAGTATCATCAACTGTTTCAATTCACTATAAGCTCTATCTCAAGTTCTGAACTGCATATGAATTCATGCTCACTAGCTTCCCTCTTCAGGTATTGAAGCAGGAAATAGTCCCCGCATTAATCTTAAGGTACCATAATGACATAATCATTACTACTTAGTTGTTTTAGCGATAACAGTAAGTATCATAAATCATTATCATATATGTATGTTTGTTGATTTCAGGGATATCTAGTAGGCAACCCATCGACTGGTGAAAGCATCGATATAAGCTCTAAAGTGCCATATGCTCACGGAGTTGGTATAATATCAGATCAGTTGTATGAGGTAAACTAGACTCGAGCCTAATATCAGCCATGTATATACTCCATTTTATCGCAATCGAAGTGGCCATTAATATTTTCTTTGCTGATAATATATGTAGACCATATTGGGCCATTGCCAAGGACAGGACTACATGTTCCCGACAAATGATTTGTGCGCCCAAGCTCTGGATGATTTCAATCATgtaagaagaagaaagaaacatcTTATGCTAGAATTGACTTGACCGTTCGCAATGCAACTTTTGCAGCTTTTGTCCGAAGTTCAGCAGGCCCAGATTTTGCTGGACACCTGCGTTTTTGCGTCCACTCCAGCCCGGCCAGAAGCTGATAGTGGGACCGAGTACTCGGGTGGCGCTGGTAGGAGGATCCTAGTTGGAAATCCGCCACCTCGCCCTCCATTTGGATGTGTTGTAAGTAGTAATGTCTCCATTCCTCATGTAGTACAATGCGAGTTAGATAGTTTCCATCGCTTTTAACAatttattactccctctgtcccataatataagaacgtttttgacagtatgctagtgccaaaaacgttcttatattttgggacggagggagtagtacttagcCAAGAAAAATGCAACTTATAGCCAATATTGTGTAGACTTATGGGTACTACCTACCGTATTTTTCCATCACTTTGACAACTTACAAGTACATACCCGAGAATAAAAGTAACTTATCAGTGCTATGTATACCAATATTGTGGCAGACTTATGGGTACTACCTATCGTATTTCTGGGCAAACGCGGAGGTGACCCGAAATGCTCTTGGGATCAAGGAGGGGAGCGTGGAGGAGTGGGTGAGGTGCCACAACGGCGATCTGCCCTACACAATCGACCTCAGGAGCAGCATTGAGTACCACCGGAACGTCACGGCCAATGGTGGCTACCGTGCGCTTGTATACAGCGGCGACCATGACGCATTGGTGCCGCACCTGGGGACACAGGCGTGGATCAGGTCACTTGGCTTCCCCGTGGCACACCATTGGAGGGCGTGGCATCTCCATGGCCAGTCTGCTGGGTACCACACCATCG
The Triticum dicoccoides isolate Atlit2015 ecotype Zavitan chromosome 3A, WEW_v2.0, whole genome shotgun sequence genome window above contains:
- the LOC119269284 gene encoding serine carboxypeptidase-like 18, producing the protein MIPTTRLLSCCYLLSFIFIAVAPRAIDSKLVTSLPGFDGRLPFRLHTGYVEVDQGTELFYYFVESEAGGEGVPFLLWLTGGDRCSAFSGLAYEIGPVRFVLEPYNGSLPRLHINPNSWTKVAHILFVDSPVGAGFSFAKQPKGYEVGDVSSSLQLHDFLIKWFSDHPKYLKNPFYIGGDSYAGKLVPYIAHIISQGIEAGNSPRINLKGYLVGNPSTGESIDISSKVPYAHGVGIISDQLYETILGHCQGQDYMFPTNDLCAQALDDFNHLLSEVQQAQILLDTCVFASTPARPEADSGTEYSGGAGRRILVGNPPPRPPFGCVTYGYYLSYFWANAEVTRNALGIKEGSVEEWVRCHNGDLPYTIDLRSSIEYHRNVTANGGYRALVYSGDHDALVPHLGTQAWIRSLGFPVAHHWRAWHLHGQSAGFTLTYSNNMTFTTIKGGGHTAPEYEPERCFAMFSRWILGEPL